From Oceanibaculum indicum P24, a single genomic window includes:
- a CDS encoding SDR family oxidoreductase, with translation MGSHKNRTVLVTGAARGIGFAIAEAFAAQGAKVALVDLGKEDVTAAAGKLAAAGTTAIGLAGDVGDFEAMREAVTEIEGALGPVDILVNNAGISPKHEGRRHEVWEMDPEEWRRVLDVNLTGCFNLTRLVTPGMKQRGHGSIVNMASVAGKSYCDFVGVHYSTTKAGVIGFTRHLAGELGPYGITVNAIAPGRIDTPLMRGVNPAVNEAIAGETALRRLGQPSEVADMALFLTSDQARFVTGQTVDVAGGWLMT, from the coding sequence ATGGGCAGTCACAAGAACCGCACCGTGCTGGTGACGGGGGCGGCGCGCGGTATAGGCTTCGCCATCGCGGAAGCCTTCGCCGCGCAGGGCGCGAAAGTCGCGCTGGTCGATCTCGGAAAGGAGGATGTCACGGCGGCTGCCGGAAAGCTGGCGGCGGCAGGTACCACCGCCATAGGGCTGGCCGGCGATGTCGGCGACTTTGAGGCGATGCGGGAAGCCGTCACCGAGATCGAGGGCGCGCTCGGCCCCGTCGATATCCTGGTAAACAATGCCGGCATCTCGCCCAAGCATGAGGGCCGCCGCCATGAGGTCTGGGAAATGGACCCGGAGGAATGGCGCCGCGTGCTGGATGTGAACCTGACCGGCTGCTTCAACCTCACCCGGCTGGTGACGCCCGGCATGAAGCAGCGCGGGCACGGCAGCATCGTCAACATGGCCTCGGTCGCCGGGAAGTCCTATTGCGACTTCGTCGGCGTGCATTATTCCACCACCAAGGCCGGGGTAATTGGTTTCACCCGGCATCTGGCGGGGGAGCTTGGCCCCTACGGCATCACCGTGAATGCCATTGCGCCGGGCCGCATCGACACGCCGCTGATGCGCGGCGTCAACCCGGCGGTGAATGAGGCCATTGCCGGCGAGACAGCGCTGCGCCGCCTCGGCCAGCCCTCGGAGGTCGCCGACATGGCGCTGTTCCTCACCTCCGATCAGGCCCGCTTCGTCACCGGCCAGACCGTCGATGTCGCCGGCGGCTGGCTGATGACGTAG